In the Streptomyces formicae genome, one interval contains:
- a CDS encoding GNAT family N-acetyltransferase: MLTQTTTRVLEPSDLDAALAVLEREPVANAFVAARVHVAGLDPWRLGGEMWGWYEDGMLRSLCYAGANLVPICATPRAVRGFADRARRAGRRCSSIVGPAEPTAQLWRLLEPSWGPAREIRAQQPLMVADRLPDDIAPDPYVRRVRKDEMETIMPACVAMFTEEVGISPMAGDGGLLYQARVAELVGSGRSFARLDEHGKVVFKAEIGAATPQACQVQGVWVAPEYRGRGLAAPGMAAVLRYALADVAPVASLYVNDFNTAARAAYRKVGFKEIGAFMSVLF; the protein is encoded by the coding sequence GTGTTGACTCAGACCACCACCAGGGTCCTCGAACCGAGTGACCTGGACGCCGCGCTCGCCGTGCTCGAGCGCGAGCCCGTCGCGAACGCCTTCGTGGCCGCCCGCGTGCACGTCGCGGGGCTGGATCCGTGGCGGCTCGGTGGTGAGATGTGGGGCTGGTACGAGGACGGCATGCTGCGGTCCCTCTGTTACGCGGGCGCCAATCTCGTACCGATCTGCGCCACCCCACGGGCCGTCCGCGGCTTCGCCGACCGGGCGCGCAGGGCCGGGCGGCGCTGTTCCTCGATCGTCGGGCCCGCGGAGCCCACGGCCCAGCTGTGGCGGCTCCTGGAGCCGTCCTGGGGCCCCGCCCGCGAGATCCGCGCGCAGCAGCCCCTGATGGTCGCCGACCGGCTGCCGGACGACATCGCCCCCGACCCGTACGTCCGTCGTGTCCGCAAGGACGAGATGGAGACGATCATGCCGGCGTGCGTGGCGATGTTCACCGAGGAGGTCGGGATCTCGCCGATGGCCGGTGACGGCGGCCTGCTCTATCAGGCGCGGGTGGCCGAACTGGTCGGCTCCGGGCGCTCGTTCGCGCGCCTGGACGAGCACGGCAAGGTCGTCTTCAAGGCGGAGATCGGCGCCGCCACCCCGCAGGCCTGCCAGGTCCAGGGCGTATGGGTGGCCCCCGAGTACCGGGGCCGCGGGCTCGCCGCCCCCGGCATGGCCGCCGTCCTGCGCTACGCGCTCGCGGACGTCGCCCCCGTCGCCAGCCTCTACGTGAACGACTTCAACACCGCGGCGAGGGCGGCCTACCGGAAGGTGGGCTTCAAGGAGATCGGCGCGTTCATGAGCGTGCTGTTCTGA
- a CDS encoding GNAT family N-acetyltransferase has protein sequence MTDDVVIGPLDLGARVDEALRVQAYAFGLSEDEVAVRRQIVLRHLTYPRARAFGATTGDDRLVGFVYGMPNDRAHWWSTVVEPYLRGQDLDGWLDESFVITELHVHPGYQNRGIGRALITTITDGVPEPRSILSAIDVESPARGLYRSLGYADLARRVLFPSAPKPYAVMGAPLPLRKRA, from the coding sequence ATGACAGACGATGTCGTGATCGGTCCGCTCGACCTCGGCGCGCGCGTGGACGAGGCGCTGCGCGTCCAGGCGTACGCCTTCGGGCTGAGCGAGGACGAGGTCGCCGTACGACGGCAGATCGTGCTGCGGCACCTCACCTACCCCCGCGCCCGCGCGTTCGGCGCGACCACCGGTGACGACCGTCTCGTGGGCTTCGTCTACGGCATGCCCAACGACCGCGCCCACTGGTGGTCCACCGTCGTCGAGCCGTATCTGCGCGGCCAGGACCTGGACGGCTGGCTCGACGAGTCGTTCGTGATCACCGAGCTGCACGTGCACCCCGGCTACCAGAACCGGGGCATCGGGCGCGCGCTCATCACGACCATCACGGACGGCGTCCCCGAGCCCCGCTCGATCCTCTCCGCGATCGACGTCGAAAGCCCGGCCCGCGGCCTCTACCGCTCCCTGGGGTACGCCGATCTGGCCCGCCGCGTCCTGTTCCCCAGCGCCCCCAAGCCGTACGCCGTGATGGGCGCCCCGCTGCCCCTGCGGAAACGGGCCTGA